One Longimicrobiaceae bacterium genomic region harbors:
- a CDS encoding cytochrome P450 — translation MSTLAPPAPAPAPVKQPPSPNSQGGPGLRLKRIVLAELGSRGVLRPTFSLLRRHAPVVKLGARVVVSRHADVVEVLTRDADFTISEVNGPPIDRINGPFILNMDRGATYDRDHAALRSVARREDVDRIRDIARGAAERLVDAARPGGRIEAVQGLTRAVAAETVAAYFGFPGPDRATQQRWLRNLFQDAFANPADDPFVRQAAIRSAAELKTWVLGEIARRRAEGVEGAEDVLGRMIALHGPERPWADDDWVRRNIAGQVVGAIETTSRFAILAIDELLRRQEEMGGAQAAARAGDMDLVRQYAWEAVRFNPHTPIMARFCPRGAVIAAGTTREKRIEPKSTVILGTLSAMFDAEAFPEPDRFRTDRPIGKYLHFGWGLHQCFGLYANMVQIPEIVAALLRLPDLRRAPGADGRVVHDGPFPDRLVLEFDTA, via the coding sequence ATGAGCACTCTCGCTCCTCCCGCGCCGGCACCCGCGCCCGTGAAGCAGCCGCCGTCGCCCAACAGCCAGGGCGGGCCCGGCCTGCGCCTCAAGCGCATAGTACTGGCGGAGCTGGGGAGCCGCGGCGTGCTGCGGCCCACGTTCTCCCTGCTTCGGCGCCACGCTCCGGTGGTGAAGCTGGGCGCGCGCGTGGTCGTGAGCCGCCACGCGGACGTGGTGGAGGTGCTCACGCGCGATGCGGACTTCACCATCAGCGAGGTGAACGGGCCGCCCATCGACCGCATCAACGGGCCGTTCATCCTCAACATGGACCGCGGGGCCACATACGACCGCGACCACGCCGCCCTGCGCTCCGTCGCCCGGCGCGAGGACGTGGACCGCATCCGCGACATCGCGCGGGGCGCGGCGGAGCGGCTGGTGGACGCGGCGCGGCCGGGCGGGCGCATCGAGGCCGTGCAGGGCCTCACGCGCGCCGTGGCGGCGGAGACGGTGGCGGCGTACTTCGGCTTCCCGGGGCCGGACCGCGCTACGCAGCAGCGGTGGCTGCGCAACCTCTTCCAGGACGCCTTCGCCAACCCGGCGGACGACCCGTTCGTGCGCCAGGCCGCGATCCGCTCCGCGGCGGAGCTGAAGACGTGGGTGCTGGGCGAGATCGCCCGCCGCCGCGCCGAGGGCGTGGAGGGCGCGGAAGACGTGCTGGGGCGCATGATCGCGCTGCACGGGCCGGAGCGGCCGTGGGCAGACGACGACTGGGTGCGGCGCAACATCGCCGGCCAAGTCGTGGGAGCCATCGAGACCACCTCGCGCTTCGCCATCCTCGCCATCGACGAGCTGCTGCGGAGGCAGGAGGAGATGGGGGGCGCCCAGGCCGCGGCGCGCGCCGGGGACATGGACCTGGTGCGGCAATACGCGTGGGAGGCGGTGCGCTTCAACCCGCACACGCCCATCATGGCGCGCTTCTGCCCTCGCGGCGCGGTGATCGCGGCGGGCACCACGCGCGAGAAGCGCATCGAGCCCAAGAGCACCGTGATCCTCGGCACGCTCTCGGCGATGTTCGACGCGGAGGCGTTCCCGGAGCCGGACCGCTTCCGGACGGACCGGCCCATCGGCAAGTACCTGCACTTCGGCTGGGGGCTGCACCAGTGCTTCGGCCTGTACGCCAACATGGTGCAGATTCCGGAGATCGTGGCCGCGCTGCTGCGCCTTCCCGACCTCCGCCGAGCCCCCGGCGCCGACGGGCGCGTCGTGCACGATGGCCCCTTCCCCGACCGCTTGGTGCTGGAGTTCGACACGGCCTGA
- a CDS encoding glycosyltransferase: MKLVIQNGSHVWGGNEKWLATVAAGLLARGHRVVVSCPRGPVRQRLEGMGVPTAGARPRGDLDLASAAHFAWWLWRQRPDALLLTSWRTTACVAAAAAAARVPRLAVRMGISRSAPQRGPASTVFRRRVDALIVNSPEVRDQWLGSAPWFPAPRVHVVLNGLADRAAERPALRDRLRRELGVRPGELLVGGVGHVAHRKGFDVLLHAFAAAEVPNARLVIAGDGPELRALRALAADLGVAPRVHWLGARDDGPDVVAGLDVFVLASRSEGMANVMLEAMAAGVPVIATRVSGVCPALAEQADAPAAGWIVPPDDPAAMAASLRDVCRLLAAAPADVQSRADEARRRVARQFGIERMIDECEPVLFPALETRSDSEDAGQGIASAAHLPTSASTEHHRPNLVMR, encoded by the coding sequence ATGAAGCTGGTGATCCAGAATGGCAGCCACGTGTGGGGCGGGAACGAGAAGTGGCTCGCCACCGTCGCGGCCGGCCTCCTCGCGCGCGGCCACCGCGTGGTCGTGTCGTGCCCGCGCGGGCCCGTGCGGCAGCGCCTGGAAGGCATGGGCGTGCCCACCGCCGGCGCTCGCCCGCGCGGGGATCTGGACCTGGCGAGCGCCGCCCACTTCGCGTGGTGGCTGTGGCGGCAGCGGCCGGATGCGCTGCTGCTCACCTCGTGGCGCACGACCGCCTGCGTTGCCGCTGCCGCAGCCGCGGCGCGCGTGCCCCGGCTGGCCGTTCGGATGGGCATCTCCCGCTCGGCGCCGCAGCGGGGGCCTGCCTCCACCGTGTTCCGCCGCCGCGTGGACGCGCTGATCGTGAACTCGCCCGAGGTGCGCGACCAGTGGCTGGGAAGCGCGCCGTGGTTCCCCGCGCCGCGCGTGCACGTGGTGCTCAACGGCCTCGCCGACCGCGCCGCCGAGCGGCCCGCGCTCCGCGACCGGCTGCGGCGCGAGCTGGGTGTGCGACCCGGCGAGCTGCTGGTGGGCGGCGTGGGCCACGTGGCGCACCGCAAGGGCTTCGACGTGCTCCTCCACGCCTTCGCCGCAGCGGAGGTGCCGAATGCGCGTCTCGTCATCGCCGGCGACGGGCCGGAGCTTCGGGCGCTCCGCGCGCTCGCCGCGGACCTGGGCGTCGCGCCGCGCGTGCACTGGCTGGGCGCGCGCGACGACGGGCCGGACGTGGTCGCGGGCCTGGACGTTTTCGTGCTCGCCAGCCGCAGCGAGGGGATGGCGAACGTGATGCTGGAGGCGATGGCCGCCGGCGTCCCCGTGATCGCCACGCGCGTCAGCGGCGTGTGCCCGGCGCTGGCCGAGCAGGCGGACGCGCCCGCCGCGGGCTGGATCGTCCCACCTGACGACCCTGCCGCCATGGCCGCCTCCCTCCGCGACGTCTGCCGCCTCCTCGCCGCCGCGCCCGCCGATGTGCAGTCCCGCGCGGACGAAGCCCGCCGCCGCGTCGCCCGCCAGTTCGGCATCGAGCGCATGATCGACGAGTGCGAGCCCGTTCTCTTCCCAGCTCTGGAAACCCGTTCGGATTCGGAAGATGCGGGGCAGGGCATCGCATCGGCCGCACATCTCCCGACGTCGGCATCTACCGAGCATCATCGACCGAATCTCGTGATGCGGTAG
- a CDS encoding glycosyltransferase — MYVVAHNGSAIFGGGELAVVRLLQGLQGRGHRVLLLCRDAIVAGRVEDFGVPAGVQRVGGDLALPDAFRLAGRLRHERPDVVLLTTFKKVLLAGLGARIAGVPRVVQRIGLESDTPARGRRYRWAYRNLVDDVVVNARSMRAPFLAAAPGLDPARVSVIPQGVVEPRRRCEPGALRRELGIPAGAPVFGAVARLARQKRLDRLIAALSHLPNEVHCVVAGAGEEEDALRALAARSGVADRFHLAGHRDDVGDVLDALDAYVVCSDREGMCNAMLEAMAFGLPVVSTPVSGAEEALRPFIDGTRPGRVVGFGEGELPAALRDLLADVDVRRAMGDAARRRAEASFGFDAMVLRWEALLGGTAPAWDRPARRVAADAMAGIGV; from the coding sequence ATGTACGTCGTCGCACACAACGGATCCGCGATATTCGGAGGGGGCGAGCTGGCGGTCGTGCGCCTGTTGCAGGGGCTGCAAGGCCGCGGGCACCGCGTTCTGCTGCTGTGCCGCGACGCGATCGTCGCCGGGCGCGTGGAGGACTTCGGCGTGCCCGCCGGTGTGCAGCGCGTGGGGGGCGACCTGGCGCTGCCGGACGCTTTCCGCCTCGCTGGGCGCCTCCGGCACGAACGGCCGGACGTGGTGCTGCTCACCACGTTCAAGAAGGTGCTGCTCGCCGGACTCGGCGCGCGTATCGCGGGCGTTCCCCGCGTGGTGCAGCGCATCGGCCTGGAGAGCGACACGCCGGCGCGCGGCCGCCGCTACCGCTGGGCGTACCGGAACCTGGTGGACGATGTCGTGGTCAACGCCCGGTCCATGCGCGCGCCGTTCCTGGCCGCCGCGCCGGGGCTGGACCCGGCCCGCGTCAGTGTGATCCCGCAGGGCGTCGTGGAGCCGCGCCGCCGCTGTGAGCCTGGCGCGCTCCGCCGCGAGCTCGGCATCCCGGCCGGCGCGCCTGTCTTCGGCGCCGTCGCGCGCCTGGCGCGGCAGAAACGGCTGGACCGCTTGATCGCCGCGCTCTCGCATCTCCCGAACGAGGTGCACTGCGTGGTAGCGGGGGCGGGGGAGGAGGAAGATGCGCTGCGGGCGCTGGCGGCGCGCTCCGGCGTGGCCGATCGCTTCCACCTGGCCGGGCACCGCGACGACGTGGGCGACGTGCTGGATGCGCTGGACGCCTACGTCGTCTGCTCGGACCGCGAGGGGATGTGCAATGCGATGCTGGAGGCGATGGCGTTCGGCCTCCCCGTGGTGAGCACGCCCGTGAGCGGCGCGGAAGAGGCGCTGCGCCCCTTCATCGACGGCACCCGCCCCGGCCGCGTCGTCGGCTTCGGCGAGGGGGAGCTACCGGCCGCGCTGCGAGACCTGCTGGCAGATGTGGACGTGCGGCGCGCGATGGGTGACGCCGCCCGGAGGCGCGCGGAGGCGAGCTTCGGGTTCGACGCCATGGTGCTGCGCTGGGAGGCGCTGCTCGGCGGGACCGCACCGGCGTGGGACAGGCCCGCGCGTCGCGTCGCCGCGGACGCGATGGCGGGGATCGGCGTATGA